The Impatiens glandulifera chromosome 3, dImpGla2.1, whole genome shotgun sequence genome contains a region encoding:
- the LOC124930216 gene encoding cylicin-1-like, producing the protein MELFDLLTDLKAYEFDLNSRNEEENSTSVIITKALVSSEESPVVNEEKSSAQQLSNDAMDLLVKKFGKYMKKSISNSSSSNKTNDDKSKSKANCRKLKRDEKKKDNKDELKELMAADGNAKWIQSNSDYSSSRDSDDEEVVCFMAREEEDYEESKMDSQDDKMGASKQMDNQDGQMGASKKMDDQDDQMGVSKQMDG; encoded by the exons atggagctcttcgaCTTGCTTACTGATctaaaggcctatgagttcgatttgaactcaaggaatgaagaaGAGAACTCCACATCCGTCATCATTACCAAGGCTTTGGTGTCTTCCGAGGAGTCACCAGTTGTCAACGAAGAAAAGTCGTCTGCCCAGCAGCTCAGCAACGATGCAATGGATCttctcgtgaagaaattcgggaaatacatgaagaagagcattTCTAattcaagctcttcaaataaaaCTAATGATGATAAATCTAAATCgaaagctaat TGCAGAAAGCTGaaacgtgatgagaagaagaaagacaataAAGACGAGCTGAAGGAACTCATGGCGGCAGACGGCAATGCCAAGTGGATTCAAAGCAACTCAGATTATTCATCATCTAgggatagtgatgatgaagaggttgttTGCTTCATGGCGAGAGAAGAGGAAGATTATGAGGAATCTAAG ATGGACAGCCAAGATGAtaagatgggggcgtctaagcAGATGGATAACCAAGATGGTCAAATGGGGGCATCTAAGAAAATGGACGACCAAGATGATCAGATGGGGGTGTCTAAGCAGATGGACGGCTAA